In a genomic window of bacterium:
- the icd gene encoding NADP-dependent isocitrate dehydrogenase, whose amino-acid sequence MPDRITMGEAGLEVPDEPIVPFIEGDGIGPDIWRAARQVFDAAVEHVYGGGRRIAWHEVYAGETSFKRSGEWLPDETIETFQEYLVGIKGPLTTPVGGGIRSLNVTIRQTLDLYACLRPVRWYRGIPSPIRTPHLVDMVIFRENTEDVYAGMEVEEASAEAGRLIGFLADEFGWKIKPDSGVGIKPISDGGSKRLVRAAIQYAVTFGRRSVTLVHKGNIMKFTEGAFRNWGYEVAREEFPAETITWDECGGEPGDKILVQDVIADAMLQQVLTRPANYDVIATTNLNGDYLSDALAAQVGGIGLAPGGNINYATGHAVFEATHGTAPKYAGLDKVNPGSVILSGANMLRYMGWRGAADLIEASLEAVIGDRVVTYDLARLMKYSTEVRTSEFAAALVERMPIIERYAAMSGTRRAPSHIRAYM is encoded by the coding sequence ATGCCGGACCGCATCACTATGGGAGAAGCGGGGCTGGAGGTTCCAGATGAGCCGATCGTTCCCTTCATCGAGGGCGACGGGATCGGACCGGACATCTGGCGAGCCGCCAGGCAGGTGTTCGATGCCGCGGTCGAGCATGTCTACGGTGGAGGCCGCCGGATAGCCTGGCACGAGGTCTACGCCGGAGAGACATCTTTCAAGAGGAGCGGCGAGTGGCTCCCGGACGAGACGATCGAGACCTTCCAGGAATACCTCGTGGGTATCAAGGGCCCCCTCACCACCCCGGTCGGAGGCGGTATCCGGTCCTTGAACGTCACGATCCGCCAGACCCTCGACCTGTATGCCTGCCTCCGACCGGTTCGCTGGTACCGGGGTATTCCCTCTCCGATCCGTACCCCGCACCTCGTGGACATGGTCATCTTCCGCGAGAACACGGAGGACGTGTACGCCGGTATGGAGGTGGAGGAGGCCAGCGCCGAGGCCGGAAGGCTGATCGGGTTCCTGGCCGATGAGTTCGGCTGGAAGATCAAGCCCGATTCCGGCGTTGGCATCAAGCCCATCTCGGACGGTGGCTCGAAACGCCTGGTGCGCGCCGCGATCCAGTACGCCGTGACGTTCGGGCGGCGGTCCGTCACCCTCGTCCACAAGGGCAACATCATGAAGTTCACCGAGGGCGCCTTCCGTAACTGGGGATACGAGGTGGCCAGGGAGGAGTTCCCCGCGGAGACCATCACCTGGGACGAGTGCGGGGGAGAGCCGGGTGACAAGATCCTGGTCCAGGACGTGATCGCCGACGCCATGCTGCAGCAGGTGCTGACCCGTCCCGCCAACTACGACGTCATCGCCACCACCAACCTGAACGGCGACTACCTGTCGGACGCGCTGGCCGCCCAGGTGGGGGGCATCGGCCTGGCGCCGGGCGGGAACATCAACTACGCCACCGGCCATGCCGTGTTCGAGGCCACCCACGGCACCGCCCCCAAGTACGCCGGTCTGGACAAGGTCAATCCGGGCTCGGTGATCCTGTCAGGCGCCAACATGCTCCGCTACATGGGGTGGAGGGGTGCAGCCGATCTGATCGAGGCCAGCCTGGAGGCGGTGATAGGGGATCGGGTCGTCACCTACGACCTGGCCCGGCTGATGAAGTACTCCACCGAGGTGCGGACCTCCGAGTTCGCTGCCGCCCTGGTGGAGCGGATGCCGATCATCGAACGCTACGCCGCCATGAGCGGTACCCGCCGGGCGCCCAGCCATATCCGGGCCTACATGTAG
- the folD gene encoding bifunctional methylenetetrahydrofolate dehydrogenase/methenyltetrahydrofolate cyclohydrolase FolD, translating to MSAQILDGKAVARAVLDETAERVGALGNGGKETTLATVLVGDDPASAAYVRSKRRRAAEVGIRSVHHELSDDVSQDRVVTLLRGLNEDPSVDGILLQLPLPAGLDDQSATIEIDPAKDVDGLHPTNLGMIVLDRPVFAPCTPSGCLRILEHYDIPLRGANVVVVGRSFLVGRPLALLMAARGADATVTIAHSRTKDLAGVTRRADILVVAVGRPEMVTGAHVREGAVVIDVGINRTESGTLVGDVKFDEVAEVAAAITPVPGGVGPMTVAMLMHNTAVASGMRARS from the coding sequence ATGAGCGCACAGATCCTCGATGGCAAAGCAGTGGCGCGAGCGGTGCTGGACGAGACCGCCGAACGGGTGGGCGCCCTGGGCAACGGGGGCAAGGAGACCACCCTGGCGACTGTCCTGGTGGGGGACGACCCGGCCTCTGCCGCCTACGTTCGTTCCAAGCGCAGGCGCGCAGCGGAGGTCGGCATCCGCTCCGTCCACCACGAGCTTTCCGATGATGTGTCCCAGGACCGGGTGGTCACCCTCCTCCGGGGCCTGAACGAGGACCCGTCCGTAGACGGCATCCTGCTCCAGCTCCCGCTCCCGGCGGGGTTGGACGACCAGAGCGCCACGATCGAGATCGATCCGGCCAAGGATGTGGACGGCCTCCATCCGACCAACCTGGGGATGATCGTTCTGGACCGTCCCGTGTTCGCCCCCTGCACGCCGAGCGGATGCCTTCGCATCCTCGAGCACTACGACATCCCGCTCCGGGGAGCGAACGTGGTGGTGGTGGGACGGTCCTTCCTGGTGGGCCGGCCCCTGGCCCTGCTCATGGCGGCGCGCGGCGCTGACGCCACGGTGACGATCGCCCACTCCCGCACGAAGGACCTGGCCGGTGTTACCCGCCGGGCCGACATCCTGGTGGTGGCGGTGGGCAGGCCGGAGATGGTTACCGGCGCCCACGTGCGCGAGGGAGCCGTGGTCATCGACGTCGGCATCAACCGCACCGAGTCGGGCACTCTGGTGGGTGACGTCAAGTTCGACGAGGTGGCGGAGGTGGCGGCTGCCATCACCCCGGTACCGGGCGGGGTCGGTCCCATGACCGTGGCCATGCTGATGCATAACACCGCCGTAGCCTCCGGGATGCGCGCGCGTAGTTAG